Within Deltaproteobacteria bacterium, the genomic segment GAAGGAAATCGATGGGCACGTCGACACGATTCTCGGCATTCCTCAGGAGTCCAAGGACGCACTGAGCTTCCTGGTGCGGAAGTAGACTGTTTCCTGCGCCGACCAGGTGATCAGGGAGGGGGCATGCCCTCTCCCTGATTTCCTCCCTTCCGCTGAATACCTCCCACCAACCCAACGGGCCTCCTCCAAACGCGCCCGCGTCACGGGCGGTGGCGCGCCGCACCGAGCGCGCCGCGATTCTGGCGTTGTTCGTCGGCGCCGTGGTCACGGCCTTCGCCCCCATTCTCGTGCGCGTCAGCGAAGTGGGTCCAAGCCCCACGGCGTTTTACCGTTTCCTGCTGGCGATACCCGTTTACTGGACTCTCGCGCTGGCCGTGTCCACGGGAGGCCGGCGCGCTGCCCACAGAAAGCCCACCGGTTCGAGGATCTATCTGCTGATGGCCCTGGCGGGCGCATGCCTCGCCGGAGACATGGCGGCGTGGCACTACTCGATTCACATGACCTCCGTGGCCAATGCCACGCTGCTCTTGAACGTCACGCCGGCGTTCGTGGTCCTGGGCGGGTGGCTCCTGTTCCGCACGCGGGTGACCGGGACGTTCATGCTCGGCCTCGTGACGGCCATGACGGGTATCCTCGCGCTCTCGGGCGCAAGCCTGGCGCTAAGCCGCACGCGTTTCGTGGGCGACCTGCTGGGACTGGTGACCGCCATGTTCTATGCCGGATACCAGATGACCGTGGAACGCCTGCGGCGGCGCTTTTCCACGCTCACCATCATGATCTACGCGATACCTGTCAGCGCCCTGGTGACTTTGGTGGTGGCGCTCCTGAGCCGTGAGACCATGGCGGTGGTGACGCCCGCGGGGTGGGTCGTGCTGGTGGCGCTGGCCGTCGGCCCGCAGGTGCTCGGCCAGGGCCTGATCGCCTGGGCCTTGGCGCACCTGCCGGTGGCGTTCGTCTCCGTGAGCCTCCTGGTGCAGCCGATCGTCGCCGCCACCGCCGCTTGGCTTTTCTTCGACGAACGCATCGGCGGCCAGCAGGCGCTGGGCGCCGTTGCCGTTCTCGGGGGCATCGCCATCGCCCGGCGCGGGAGCGTGCGGCGGTAACTCGAATGGACGCTAAGGTGCTTCTCCGCGGCCTGTTCGACGCCGCGGTCGCCGCCGCCGATCCGGCCCATGTCGTGCCGCCGCACCTTCCCGCGCCGCCCCCGGGACGCACCCTGGTGCTGGCGGCGGGCAAGGCGGCCGCCTCCATGGCGCGGCCCGTCGAGCGGAACTGGCCGGGCGCCATCGAGGGCATAGCGGTCACGCGATACGGACACGGCGTCGAGTGCCAACGCGTCGAGGTGGTCGAGGCCGGTCATCCGTTGCCCGACGCGGCAGGACAGGGCGCCGCCGCGCGTTTTCTCTCGGCCGCCGCCCGCCTGGGGCGCGACGACCTGCTGCTGTTCCTCGTTTCCGGGGGCGCGTCCGCGCTGCTGGTGGAACCGCAACCGGGCCTCGGCCTGACCGACAAACAGGCCGTCAACCGCGCGCTGCTGCGGGCGGGCGCTCCCATCGCCCAGATGAACTGCCTGCGCAAGCACCTCTCCGCCGTCAAGGGGGGACGCCTTGCCGCAGCGGCCGCGCCGGCCCGGGTCGTAACCTTGGCCATCTCGGACGTGCCCGGAGACGACCCGGCGGTCATCGGCTCCGGCCCGACCGTCTCCGACCCCACCACCTGTGCCGATGCGCTGGCGATCGCCGCACAGTACAAAATCGTTCTACCGGAAGTCGCGAGGAGAGCCCTGCAGCAAGCCAGATGGGAAACCGTGAAGCCCGGCGACCCGCGTCTCGCCCGGACCGATTACACGATCGTCGCTCGTCCTGCCGACGCGCTGGCCGCGGCCGCTGCCAGCGCCCGCGCGCTGAATCTCAAGGTGCTGAATCTGGGAGACGATCTCCAAGGAGAGGCACGCGATCTGGGCGCCGCGCACGCTGATTTGGCCCTCCAACACACGCCCGGCGTGCTCATTTCGGGCGGCGAAGCCACGGTCACCCTCAACGCCCCGGGCGCAACCGGCGGCCCCAACCTCGAATACCTGCTGTCCCTGGCGGTGGCCCTCGACGGCGCCCCCAACGTCCACGCCATCGCCTGCGACACCGACGGCATCGACGGCTTCACCAACGCCGCCGGCGCCTGCATCAGCCCCGACACCCTGGCGCGCGCCCGCGCCGCCGGAACGGACCCGCGCGAAATGCTCGCCAGGCACGACAGTTACGAATTCTTCCGACGTCTGGGCGATTTGGTGGTGACCGGTCCGACGCGGACCAACGTCAACGATTTCCGGGCAGTGCTGGCAACTTGAGCGGCGCGGATAGCTCACACCAACCGCACCCCATACTCCTCCCGCCCGGTCACGTGTCCGACGAGGGCCGCCGCGGGCACGTCCCGGTCGATCAGCGCTTTGACCAGCGCTTCGCCGTCCTTTTCCGCCACGGCGATGAGCAGACCCCCGGAGGTCTGCGGGTCCAGTGCCACCTCGGCGAGGGCGTCGGAGACGCTCCCGTCGATGACGGTCTTGTCGTCGAGCCATTCGCGGTTGCGCTTGCAGCCGCCGGTGAGGTTGCCGCCGGACTCGGCGAGTTGGGCGACGTCCGGCAGTACCGGCAGCCGGGCGGCCTCGAAGGTGATGCTGACGCTGCCGTCGAGGGTCATCTCCAGGCCGTGGCCGAGCAGGCCGTAGCCGGTGATGTCGGAGCAGGCGTGGACGTCGAAGTCCCTCATGACCTCGGCGGCGTACTTGTTGAGGGTGGCCATGGAGGCAATGGCCTGGTCGATGCTCGTCTGGGAAACGTTGCCGCGCTTGACGGCGGTGGTGGCGATGCCGGTGCCCAGGGCCTTGGTGAGAACCAGCACGTCGCCCTCACGGGCGCCGATGTTGCGCAGGATGCGGTCGGGGTGCACGGTGCCGGTGACGGCCAAGCCGTACTTGATCTCCTCGTCGATGATGGAGTGGCCGCCGACGATGACGGCGCCGGACTCCTTCACCTTGTCGGCGCCCCCGCGCAGCACCTCGCCCAGCACCTCGATGTCCATCTTCCCCTTGGGGAAGCAGACGATGTTGAGGGCGGTGGCGGGCACCCCGCCCATGGCGTAGACGTCGCTCAAGGAGTTGGTGGCGGCGATCTGGCCGAACATGTAGGGGTCGTCGACGATGGGCGTGAAGAAGTCCACGGTGTTGACGATGGCCAGGTCGGGACGCAACTGGAAGACGCCGGCGTCGTCGGCCGTCTCGGTGCCTACCAGCAGATCAGCGGATTCGAACTTGGGAAGCCGGTGCAGAACCTGCACCAGATCGGCGGGGCCGAGCTTGGCCGCTCAACCCGCGGCCTTGACTTCCTGGGTCAGCCGGATGGCTTCCATGGACATTTGAGAACTCCTTGAGACTGCTCTCGCGGTCTCGTTGGCGATCAGTTTCTCCCCGGCTTGAGCCTCCTCACGTCGCCCACCCGCATGGTCACGCCGGTGCGGTCGAAGTACTCTAGCACGGGGATGGTGTACTTGCGGCTCGACTGCAGGATGTCCCTGAAGGTGGCCGCGCTCATTTCCTCGTGGCTCTCGAAGTAGCTATATAAATCGGCCTTGATCCTGTCAATGGAAGCCTTGAGATAGTAGAGCTCGGTGGTCACCCGGACGATCTCCCCCTGCCGTTCCATGACCCGGATCACCTCGTTCAGCTTCGGGCGCTCCACCCCGAGAGCCTTCTCGATCTCCTTCAGGTAGGGCGGGGCGAGCGGGTTCCTGGCCAGCGCGGCGGAGATCTCGCCGGACAGCGACTTCTCCCGCGCGCCCAACTCTACGCGATGATCCGGCAGGCGCAGGTGGTTGCCGTCCCGGACGCACACGCCCTCGGCCGCCAGGAGGTCCGTCAGGTCCCGGAACAGCCGCGCCGACGCGCCGCTGGCCAGTCTCGCGCGGACCTCTTCGAGGTCCATGCCCGGCGCCAGCGGATGGCTCTCGTGGAACGCCGCCAGGGCGGAGCGCAGCCGCTCCCGGAAGCCGTCCCACTTCTCCTCGGTGGTGTAGACGCGCTCCCGCTCGGAATCGAAGGAGCGGAGCCCCTCGGTCCGTTCCAGCCAGTCGCGCGTTTCCTCCCGCTTCAGGTTGAGGAACTGGCAGATGGAATCGGCCCCGGTGGCCAGACTCGCGTCCCCGGCCAGGAAGCTCCGGATCATCTCCGGCGTGTCGCCTTCGCGCAATGTCCGCAGCCGCTGCTCGACGTCCTTCTCCCGGCGCCGGTGCCGCCGCGCCCGCGGGTCCACGACCTCGCCGCCCCCCAGGGTCTTCTGCGCGGTCTCGTCGCGCACGATGAAGTGGTCGCCGCGCATGACCAGCAGCGGCTCGGTCAACAGCACCTGGCAGTAGGTCGTCTCCTTGGGCTCCACCTTCTCGGTGTCGCCCAGGAAGACGAGCTTTCCCATGCGTTCGGCCGTCCCCAGGTGAATCCGCACCCGCTGGTGGTTCTTGATCCCCTTGGCGGCCGCCGGCCGCACCTCCAGGTGGGCGTCGAAGCGCGTCGACGCCAGGGTCAGCTCCTCGTGGCAGATCATGTGGCCGCGTTCCAGGGCGCCGCGATCCTGGCCGGTGAGGTTGAGAGCCACGCGCTGGCCCCAGCCCGCCGACTCCACCGACTGGCCGTGCACCTGGATACTGCGGACGCGGAACTTCTGGCCGCCGGGGACCGCGTGGACGTGGTCGCCGGTGCGCACCTCGCCCGCCAGCCCGGTGCCGGTGACGATGACCCCGTGCCCCTGGAGCACGAACACGCGGTCCACCGGCAGCCGGAAGAAGCCGCTGGGGGCCGGCCGGTCGATGTCCGTCAACGCGTCGAAGATCCCCTTCCGCACCTCTTCCAGTCCGTCTCCCGAGACGGCGGAGAAGTGGACCACCGGCGATCCTTCCAGCGCGGTCTCGAAGGTCAGGATCTCGATCTCCTCCTCCACTTCCCGGACCCGCGCCTCGGACACCAGGTCCACCTTGGTGATGACGAACAGCGCCGTCCGAACTCCTAGGAGGTGGACGATGTCGAGGTGCTCCTCGGTCTGCGGCATGACCCCGTCGTCCGCCGCCACCGTGAACAGCACGAGGTCGATGCCGTGGGCGCCGGCGAGCATGTTGCGGATGAAGCGCTCGTGGCCGGGCACGTCGACGATGCCGGCCTCGCTGCCGTCGGGCAGGGACAGGTGCGCGAACCCCAGGTCGATGGAGATGCCGCGCTCCTTCTCCTCCTTGAGGCGGTCGGTGTCCGCGCCGGTGAGGGCCTTGATGAGGCTCGTCTTGCCGTGGTCGATGTGGCCGGCGGTGCCGATGATGTATGGCATGGCGTGTGCGGTCCCGTGCCGGTCAGAGTGGACTCGACGCTTGCTCGATCATGGTCGCCGTTGTGCCCGCGGTCCCGGGTGCCGGCTGACGGCGAGAGTCTTGCGCGATCATCGCGTCCCTTCAGGCGACATGAGGGGCTCGAGGTTGGGCACCACCGACTCGGGGTCGCCGGCGCTTCTCAGGTCGAGGATGAAGCGGTCGTTGTGAATGCGGCCGATGACGGGCGGGTCGGCCTGCCGAAAGAACCGCGCCACCTCGTCGGGGCTCATGCCGCGGCCGCGCACGGCGATGCCCTTGCTCGGGATCTCCTCGGTGGGGAGGGCGCCGCTGCCGATCTGGCAGGTGCAGTCCACGAGCTCCAGCTCGTAGTCTGGCCCCAGGCGCTCCCGCAAGAGCGGCAGCACTCTCCGGCCGCCTTCCTCGATCTCGTCCGGCGGACGGCTGAAGGCGCGCAAGGTGGGGATCTCCCGGGTCAGGTCGGGGGACTGCACGTAGCTCCGGAGCGTCGCCTCCAGCGCCGCCAAGGTGAGCTTGTCGCAGCGCAGCGCGCGCTTGAGAGGGTTGCGGTTCATGCTCTCGATCCAGCCCTTGGTGCCGGCCACGAGCCCCGCCTGGGGTCCGCCGAGGATCTTGTCGCCGCTGAAGGTGACCACGTCCGCGCCCATGGCCACGCGCTCCGCCACCAGCGGCTCCCGCGGCAGCCCGAGCTTGCCGAGGTCCACAAGCGCGCCGCTCCCCAAGTCCTCCATCACCGGCACCCCGCGCTCCCGGCCGATGGCCACGAGGTCCTTCAACTCCACCTCCGCGGCGAAACCCACCACCCGGTAGTTGCTGGTGTGCACCTTGAGCAGCAGCCCGGTGTTCTCGTCGATGGCCTCGGCGTAGTCCCGCGGGTGGGTGCGGTTGGTGGTGCCCACCTCTCGCAGGATGGCGCCGCTCTTGGCCATGACCTCCGGGATGCGGAAAGAGCCGCCGATTTCGATCAGCTCGCCCCGCGACACGACGACGTGCTTGCCCTCGGCCATGGAGTTGAGCCCCAGCAGCACCGCCGCCGCGTTGTTGTTCACCGCCGCCGCGGCCTCGGCCCCGGTCAGCTCCCGCAGCAGCGCCTCGATGCCCGCCTCCCGCTGGCCCCGCTTGCCGTGCTCGAGGTCGAACTCCAGGTTGACGGGGTGGCGCGCGGCGAGGGCGGCCGCCGCGGCCGCGGCCTCCGAGAGCAGGGCCCGCCCCAGGTTCGTGTGCAGGATGGTGCCGGAGGCGTTGACTACCCGCACCATGCCGGGCCGGGCGGCGCGGGCGAGCTTCCTTTCCAGGTCCGTTATGATAGATTCCTCGTGCAAACGGTCGGACGGAAGGTCGCGGCCGGATCGTATGACCTGCCTCAGTTCATCCATGAGGCCCCGCAGGGTCGCCGTCACGAACGGCCGGCTGAACCGCTCCAGCAACGGCGCCGCGGCAGGGTGATTCATGACGCGGTCCACGGAGGGCAGCTCACGCAGCAGGTCGGTTTCCGGTTTCATGAGTCAGCATCATCAAACTAGCCCTTCGGTCCGGTAGACGCAAATCTCACCGCACGTGACACCCTCCTCCTCACCCTCACCCCGGCGCTGGTTCTATCTGTTCATCACGACGCTGGCGCAGACCGCGCTGGCGACCATCCACATGGGCATCCCGACGCTGGTGCCGCTCATCCAGAAGGAGCTCTCGCTGACCCTCACCGAGGTCGGCATCCTCGTTTCGATGATCAACGTCGGGGTCGTGGCCGCCGTCCTCGCCGCCGGCAAGGCAGCGGACCGCTACGGCGAGCGGCGCATCATCGGCTACGGCACCGCGGCGTGCGGCGTGCTCGTACTCGCGGTGTTTTTTGCACGGGACTTCCCCGGCCTCCTCGTCCTCTTCCTGCTCCTGGGGCTCCCCATCGCCACCGGCACCCCGGCTGGCAGCAAGGCCATCGCCGGCTGGTTCCCGGACCGCGAGCGCGGCACCGCCATGGGCATCCGCCAGACCGGCATCCCTCTGGGCGGCACCATCGCGGCGCTCACGCTGCCGTCCCTGGGCTTGGTCTACGGCTGGCGCCCGGCGCTGTCCGTGGTGGGCGTCGTCACGGTGGCCACCGGGGTGCTGGTGCTGCTGTTCTACCGGGAACCGGAGCGGGCGCGGGTCGCGGACGGCGCGGCGCCCGCGGTGGGGTTGAGGGAGATCATCCGAAGCGGGGACATCTGGGCGGGGGCGTTCTACGCCGCGGTGCTCGCGGGATGCCAGTGGTGCTACATCAGCTACATCGAGCTGTATCTCACCGAGGACGTGTTCTTCTCGCTGGTCTTCGCCGCCGCGTTGCTGGCGGTGGGACAGGCCTGCGGCGGCGCCGGGCGCATCGGCTTCGGCATCGTCAGCGACAGGGCCTTCTACGGGCGGCGCGTGCCCGTGCTCATGATGCTGGCGCTGCTCGGCTCCGCCGCCGGCGCGGCCACCGCCTTCCTGTCGCCCGGGATGCCCTGGTGGCTCGTGGCCGTGGTCGTGTCGCTTCTCGGCCTCGGCACCATGAGCTGGCAGGGACTGTACCTCGCCCTGGTCGCCAAGGTCGTCGGCATCCGCATCGCCGGCGTCGCCATCGGCCTGACCAACACCGTGGCCTTCGCCGGCGTGGTGGTGCTGCCTCCGGCCTTCGGTTTCATCGCCGACTACACCGAGTCCTACAAGATGGCCTGGATCGCCCTGGCCATCGCCATCGCCGTGCCGCTGCCGTTCCTGTGGAGGGTCCGGGAGGACGCGCTATAGGTTTTCCCTCTGTCATACGCGCCTCCTTCCGTCATTCCCGGGGAACAGGCTGTGTCAGAACACCATCTGAGAGAGGCAACAACCCCCTGAATCGTCATTCCCGCGAAAGCTTGCCCTCGACCCCGATCGGGGGCGGGAATCCAGGGGGGGACGGGGGACCCGAAACCCGATTAGCCACCCAGACAATACTCCGCGATCTCTCGATAAGTGGGTTGCCAGATCTCGCCGCGGTGCCGGTTGACGTACTCGATGATGCGTTCGAAGCCGGCGGCGAGGTAGGGCCGGCCGCCCAGTTCGGCGTGGACGCAGGCGTCGATCATGCCCGGGCGCCCTCGGTTGGCCTCTTCGTAGACGAAGTCGAAGCCGTCCTTGAATCCGGTGAAGAAGGTGCTGGCGTTGCCGAGGCCGTTGCCCCAGGCGCGCCAGTCGTTGGCGTACCAAGTCTTGGGGATCACGCAGATGCGCCGGCCGTCGACCGACTCCACGTGAGGGATGTCGTCGTCCGACGGGTCCCCGGACCACAGGTAGCCTGCCTCGGCGAGGAGTCCCAGCGTGACATCTGTGTGATGCCCGCCCGGACCGAACCAGCCCACCGGCCGCGCCCCGGTGATGTCCTCCAGGATCCGGGTGCAGGAGGCGATCTCCTCTTGCTGTTCTTCCGGACTCAGCTCGATCATGCTGACTTCGTTGGTGGTGCCGTGGCCGGCGATCTCGTGTCCGGCCTCGTGCAGCGCGCGCACCGCGTCCGGCCACTTCTCCGCCGCCAGCGAGTTCACCAGGATCATGGCGCGCACGTTCTGCCGCTCGAGGATCTCGAGGATGCGCCAGACGCCGGCGTTGCCGCCGTACTCCGCATGCGAGAGCGAGCTGTGGTTCACGTCGATGCGTGAATCCATCTTGAAGCGGCCGGTCTTGCGGAAGGCCTCCAGCGCGATGCTGAAAGTGCAGCAGACGAGCTTGTCGTCGGGCCACCGGATGGTGCGTCGAAAAGCGGAGTCGTTGGCCATGATCGGTTCCTTTCGTAACTCGCGGCCCCTCCCCACCCCTGGATTCCCGCTTCCGCGGGAATGACGTTTAGGGAGGTTGTTGCCTTTGTGGTTTACACGGCCTGTTCCGCGGGAATGACGGTGTGGGGTGGCGATGCCACTTCTCCTATCGTCACGCCGCCCGTGACGAAAGCCGCGCGTAGCGCTTGCGGTGTGCGGCGGCGTTGCCGTACTGCGCCGACAGCGACATGGCCCGGCGCAGGTACAGGCTCGCGTCGTACTCGTCGGTGAAGCCGATGGCGCCGTGCATCTGCACCATGGACTTGGTCACCGAGAGCGCGGCGTCCGAGGCGCGGGCCTGGACCGCCGCAACCATCGCGCGGTTGCCGCGCCCCTCGTCCATGGCGGCGCATACCTGGTAGAGCAGGGAGCGCGTCAACTCGATGTCGATGTGGTCGTTGACGGCCCGATGCTGCAATGCCTGGAACGAGCCGATGAGCCGTCCGAACTGCTCGCGCGTTCCCAGGTAGTCCACCGCCAGGGCCAGCCCCTGCTCCATGATGCCCAGCATCTCGGCGGACGTTCCGAGAAGCACCAAATCCAGCGTGGCCGTGGCGACTTCCGTGCCTCGTGCGCCTTGCGCGATCACCGCGTCCGGGGCGATGTCCACGTCCGCCAATGTCAGCGCCGCGTGACCGGTGCCGTCCACGCGCCCGCGCTGTACGACCTCCAGTCCGCCGGCGTCGCGCGGCACAAGGCACACCACCGTGCCGTCGCCGCTCCGGGCGCCGACGATGAAACCGTCGGCCGCGGCCGCACCGGGAACCGCGCCGATCTGCCCGGTGAGCCGAAAGCCGCCGTCTTCGGCCACCGCCTGGACGCGCGTGCCCTCCGGGTCCTCCGCGGCAGGGTCGTGCAGCGCCGGTACGACAACGGAGCGGCCCGTTGTCAACTCCACCAGGGCCGCGCCCATAGTCCCGGGTCCCGAAGCCACGGCCCGCGCCGCCGCCATCACCGCCGCGACAGGCTCGGTCATCAGGCCCCGGCCGGCGGCTTCCAGCACTAGCGCCGCCTCGGTGGTACCGAGACCCAGGCCGTCCCGTTCCTCCGGAACCAGCAGCGACAGCCACCCGGCTTCCGCCACCTCCACGAGCCGCGCCCGATCGAAGCCGTGTTCGGTTGTACGGAGTTCCCGGAAACGGGCGGGTCCGGCGTGCCGTTCGACGAGCTTGTCCGCGCTCTCCCGAAGAATCGTCTGTGCCTCATCGAGGACCAGTTCCATGGCTTCGCCTTTCTTGTGTCACCGCCCTGCTGCCGGTCCGACCACCGCCAGCGCGTCCAGCGCCAGCCCGCCGGCGCCCTCGGGCAGCGCCAGGAACGGGTTGATGTCCAGGCTTTCGATGACGTCGCCGGCCGCGGCCGCCAATCGCCCCACGGCCACCAGAGCATCGATGACGGCGTCGCGGTCGTAGGGGTCCTGGCCGCGGTATCCGTCCAGCAGCTTGCCGGCGCGTGTGGAATCGATGAGCCGGGCGCCGCCGGCGCGGGTCATCCCGGGCGGGCCGAAGGCCACGTCCTTCACCAGTTCCAGCCACACGCCGCCGGCGCCGAACATCACCACCGGCCCCATCTCGGGGTCCCGCTGGATGCCCAGCACCAGTTCCAGGCCGGGCGGCGCCATCCGCGCCACCAGCCAGCCGTCCAGGCGGATGCTCGGGTCATGGGCGGCGGCGTTGCGCGCGATTTCCCGGCAGGCCTGTTGCACGGCCGCCGCGTCGCCGACGTTGACCCGTACGGCCCCGGCGTCGCTCTTGTGGGTGAGGCTCGCGGCCACGCCCTTGACCACCACCGGGTAACCGATACGTTCGGCCAGTTCTTGCGCTTCCTTCTCGGTTTGCGCCAGCCCTTCCTCGACCAGGGGCACCCCGAAAGCGCCTGCCAGCTCCTTGGATTCCGGTTCGGTCAGCGGGAACGGCGTGGCCGCGGCGGCGGCCCGTTGCCGCAGTGTGTCCATTCGCACCGTCAGCGAATCCGGCAAGGCGGGCACCCCCGCGACCTCCGCCTCTCGGCAGCGCCGCCGGTAGTCCATGACAGCGCGGATGGCCCGGAACGCGCGCTCGGGCTCGTTGAGACAGGCCATGTGCGGGAAGCGGCGCCGGGCGGTGCGGCTGAACTCCGTGAGGTCGTAGGACGCCGGGGAGACGAGGGCGAAGGGCTTGCGGTCGGCGCCCAGAAACTGCCGGTCGATGGCCTCCATGGTGGCCAGCACCCGCGCGGCGCGGCGCCGGTTGGCGTCGTTGGCGCCCTCGTGGGGCGGCAGGTCCTCCTGGAACACCACCATGTCCACGCCCGGGTCGTTGTACACGGCGTCCACGACCTTGAGCGCGTCCTCCAGCGGGCGGTTGAGGTAGCCGTTGGCGTCCAGCGGGTTGCTGATGGATTGGGCCTCCCCCAACAACTCGCGGAGGCGCGCCCGGGTCTCGGGCGCGAACTCGGGCAGCGGTACCCGGTGCCGGTCGGCGGCGTCCTCGGCCAGTCCGCGCACCCCGCCGGAGTAGACCAGGCCGCCGACGTTCTCGCCGCGCGGCTCGCTGGCGTGGAGCAGCATGTCGATGACGCCCACCGCTCCGTCGGCGCTCTCCACCCGGATGACGCCGGCGGGTCCGGCGACCGCGTCGAAGGCCTCCACCCGGCCGGCCATGGAGCCCGTGTGGGACAGGGCGGCGCGGCGTCCCCCCTCGGACACGCCCATCTTGAGCACCACCACCGGCTTGCCGGCGTCGCGGGCGCCGCGGCAGGCGGCGAGGAAGTCCTCGGACCGGCGCACCGCCTCCACCAGGCAAAAGACCAGCCGCACCTCCGGATCGGTAACGAAGTAGCGGATGTAGTCCGCGGTGATGAGACCGGTTTCGTTGCCGCTGGTGATGACGTAGCTCACGTCGATGCCCCGTTCCATCAGCGTACGCGCGATGTTGGGCGTGGTAGTGCCGCTCTGCCCCACCATGGCCACCGGGCCGGGGACCAGTTCTTGCACCCGGTCGTCCGGCAGCGTCAGCACGCGCGCGCGGGCCGAGAGGTTGCCGAGACAGTTGGGACCGGAAACGGCGAGCCCGGTCTCCGCGATGGCCTCGCGCAGCTCCGCCTCCAGGGCTCGACCCGCGTCGGTGCCGGCTTCGGAGAAACCGGTGGCGTACACGGTGGCGCTGCGCGTGCCCATGGCCGCGGCCTCCCGCAGGATGCCGGCGACGCTGGCCGCGGCCCGCATCACCACCAGG encodes:
- a CDS encoding acetate--CoA ligase family protein, whose translation is MSAQTSTDKVATLLNPESVAILGARENPSGWTARIFANLIRFDFDGPVYPVNPNHERMWGVECFPDLRSLPTVPDHLVVMRAAASVAGILREAAAMGTRSATVYATGFSEAGTDAGRALEAELREAIAETGLAVSGPNCLGNLSARARVLTLPDDRVQELVPGPVAMVGQSGTTTPNIARTLMERGIDVSYVITSGNETGLITADYIRYFVTDPEVRLVFCLVEAVRRSEDFLAACRGARDAGKPVVVLKMGVSEGGRRAALSHTGSMAGRVEAFDAVAGPAGVIRVESADGAVGVIDMLLHASEPRGENVGGLVYSGGVRGLAEDAADRHRVPLPEFAPETRARLRELLGEAQSISNPLDANGYLNRPLEDALKVVDAVYNDPGVDMVVFQEDLPPHEGANDANRRRAARVLATMEAIDRQFLGADRKPFALVSPASYDLTEFSRTARRRFPHMACLNEPERAFRAIRAVMDYRRRCREAEVAGVPALPDSLTVRMDTLRQRAAAAATPFPLTEPESKELAGAFGVPLVEEGLAQTEKEAQELAERIGYPVVVKGVAASLTHKSDAGAVRVNVGDAAAVQQACREIARNAAAHDPSIRLDGWLVARMAPPGLELVLGIQRDPEMGPVVMFGAGGVWLELVKDVAFGPPGMTRAGGARLIDSTRAGKLLDGYRGQDPYDRDAVIDALVAVGRLAAAAGDVIESLDINPFLALPEGAGGLALDALAVVGPAAGR